The window GCTCTGTAAATAATCAGATCACAGTGGATGTGGATTTTCTCCCACGGAGCACGCTGGCGCCGCCGCATCGTCGTCCATAGATTTTTCAGCGGCCGTGGACAACGTGGTATCGACGCGGCGGCGGGAGGCTTCAAATTAAATGGACACACGACAACATCAGTCCGTCAGGTTCATCATCTCTCACCCAGACACGCTGTCGTTGTGGTAGAGCAAATCAATTGGGAAAAATAAATGGCTGCGCAGCAATTCTGTTAGCGAATTAGCGACGATTTCTCTGTCAGGTGATGacagagaataaaaaaaactgctctACAAAGAAGACTAAGTTATTTTTTAAGCAGCCAGGAAACATTTGTGAAGTTTTTCAAGGATGTTCCACAACTGTTCTTAAGGGTCTTTGGTGCCTGGAGAGATGAAAGCACAGTTAAAGGAACCTTTGAACTTTCTCTGAGGAGCCTTCAGTGTCAAATAGTGAATATGTGGGAAGCTCTGATGACCGTGAAAGTATCTAGAACAGCTCAAACGTGAATGATCACAATTTCCTGGTCTATTGTCCAGTTGCAGCTGCTTTTATTGCGTCCACGGGCAACAGTTGCATCCTTTGATGTTGATTTCTGCTGATTACGTTTGCTGCAGCAAAAGCGTCAGGAGCAGTTTTCCTTTTTGGAATGTGCAGAATGTCATCATGCCAGTCGACTGGGGGAGCGTTTTCTGTGAAATTCAAGCCTGTGAGGTCTACGACAGGCTCGGAATTCCACCAGAGGAGCGATGGATGAGTTTTCGCTAAAGCAACTCCttgacagaccccccccccccatcattaaAAACTTGCTGTTGTGCCATTTTGACTTCACAAGCACTTTTATCTCGTTCAGATCAAAAACAAAGTCATTGCTTCTCTTTGACTTTAGCTCGCGActccctggacgcctccctttgACGGCATAAGAACACATTTAATAATATCTGGGGGAGGATTTTTATTCAGTGGATAAAATAAGTGATTTTGCAGGTTTTCCCACTTACAAAGGATCAACGGTCCGTAATTTCCTTCGTAGGTGCacttgtgtgagagagagacagtttCCACACACTGCTACACCCAAAAAAGCCTTATTTTGGTGCTGCCTTTGAGACCAGCTCCCTTCAGGTCATTGACTGCACCGACAGGCTTGCCTATTGTCCCGTAGTCCATCCCAGCACTGTCCAGGTTGAAAATCTTGTCCCTGGTGTCCTTGGATGTTTTTTTGGTCTTGCCTGTGCTGGAGAGGTtggactgacagacagacacaggggTCTTGCTGGTTGGTCGGTGATCAAATACCTATTTTGTGAAGTAAAATACAAATCAAGCATTCAAAATTCATACAATGAGATTTTCTGCTGCTAAAACAGCGGTGGATCAAGTACATCTTTTCCCCACTGTATCTCGTCACGGAAATTCCTGCTGGCGGCCAGTAGGTGGTGTTTCTAAGCTAGCTGGTTGTTGGTTGCTAGGCTGGTGGGAGCTAGCACGTATCAGTAAATAAGATTAGATAAATACTCTGGCTGTAAGTGAGCTAACGCTTTGATTGGCTAGCTGTTGCTGGCGCTTTACACTGACTGACCGATGCTACAGGTGAGACAACGGCGTCGCAGTTTGGCCTTTACTTCGCGCATCCAGAAGCAGAAATGGCAAAACCAGCCGGAAACCTCACCCATTTAACAGGTGACTGGTGCACAAAGATCCCAGTATAACGACCAGCTGCACTTTCAATGTAAAGTCTGATGAGAGCGACGGCGAGAAGCATCACTGGCCTCCTGCCGAGGACACTTGTGGCAGAGTCTAagccaggcatgggcaaactacggcccgggggccacacgcggcccgttaaacgttttaatccggcccgccaaacttgaaaaattaaatgaataaaccttgttaatgttatattttcactgcaattctggtgttttcccactagaaaaaagacagtcaggaggagagtgatggtgatatcttgaaggataacagaactttcagtgctttaaaatagaaatggttattaatttttttttaaaaggcacattttattcatttgattttaagtgttttaagactcattccaaagtcatatattttgttgtaatgcttctcttcattttcatttgaaattaaagcacatgttttctccatatcccaagatgtgtattttttctccaatgaggtgaggttaccaaagcactccatccatccatctgctcctggtccggcccctttgtcaaatgttagaacccattgtggcccacgaatcaaaatgtttgcccacccctggtctaagcAGTGCCGACTTCATCCCGCCGCTGCCTGGTTCTTGACACGGAGGCCGAGGCGACGCGTTACCAAGTCTTCCACATCAGACAGGAAGTTTCTCTACGTCCTGAAAGCACAGAAAGAATGAGATGTAGGAGTTATCGGCTTTACGTTCACCTACACTTCACTGCATTTCAACGaaattcttttttcccttctggaACAAAAGCTGCATATTttagaaaaacagcagctgcgtGTTTGCTCATAATGACTCCAGCTTTTTGTTGCAGCCGCGGCCTCGCTTATTCAGGGAATTCAGCCCAGTCATCACTTTCACGCGACAGTGTTTGGCGTGTGGagtctgtccttctgtctcGTCCTTCATTCTTTCATTAATTCTGACAAAAACCTCCCAGGCTCCATGCTGAGGACGCCAGCTGAAGTCATCCGATGCTTTACTTCCCATCAGCTGGTATTGTCTTCAAATCACAGcagtgaaaggaaaaaaaatgatgaaataagGCAAGTTGTGCGTGTGTTTCCAAGAACTCTCACTTTGACTTAAACAGCGTGACATATTCATGGTAATCAGTAATTAAATTGCTTGAAATAATCGATTAAAGCTGGATCAAGAATCGGACTATGATGATAAAACTCCTGACAGGGTTTCTCTTTACAGGCTGCGCTGTGAACTTTACTATTAATCGATTATAGGTTGATCAAGAATCGGACTATGATGATGAAACTCCTGACAGGGCTTCTCTTTACAGGCTGCGCTGTGAACTTTACTATTAATCGATTATAGCTTGATCAAGAATCGGACTATGATGATAAAACTCCTGACAGGGCTTCTCTTTACAGGCTGCGCTGTGAACTTTACTATTAATCGATTATAGCTTGATCAAGAATCGGACTATGATGATGAAACTCCTGACAGGGCTTCTCTTTACAGGCTGCGCTGTGAACTTTACTATTAATCGATTATAGCTTGATCAAGAATCGGACTATGATGATGAAACTCCTGACAGGGCTTCTCTTTACAGGCTGCGCTGTGAACTTTACTGCAGGAAACATTTTAGCTGCTTTATTGAACCCATTTCCGATGCTGGCGCGTCTGAAACACCCAAAGTGGTGATTGCGTTGGTCACAGATCTTAATGACTGGCGCGCATTAGTGAAGGCTTATTTTTAAGTCCAGGTGTATTCACTCCCGCAGAGAAGTTTTAGATTAAGCGCACACACGCGCCCTTGTGCGCGCACGCGTGCCCAGCACCGCCCGTGGAGCGTTCCTCTCCCCCATGCAGCGCGTTATTAAAAGGCGCAGACGGCGACAAAAGGAGCGCACCTCTCCGGGCGCGGAGCGCACAGCCGAGGAGAGGTTCTCCATCACAGGAGCCCCCCCGCACCCGGTGTCAGGCCAACTCTCTCTGACTGACCACATTCTCAGCTCTCCGCCAGCAGCCTCTACACGCACGGAGCAACAGTGCGTGCGCTTCCACGCCGCCCCTCACCTCTCCAGATGGGTAGAATGTGCAGGACCGAGACCCGACGGCCAGCgcagccctcctcctctccatccagcCCGTTATGATCGTTTGCAACGTGAGCCTGAGTTGCGCGCACTGTCCCGGCGAAGGCACAGCCGCGAACGACGCGTACGCGCAGGCGTCCGGCTCGCTCGCCACGCCGACCCTGAGCCAGAGGGGACACCTGGTGGTGGCGGTGTGTCTGGGCTTCATCGGCACCGTTGGGTTCCTCAGCAACTTCCTGGTGCTGGCGCTGTTTTGTCGGTACCGGGCGCTGCGCACGCCCATGAACCTCATGCTGGTCAGCATCTCGGCCAGTGACCTGCTGGTCAGCGTGCTGGGAACCCCGTTCAGCTTCGCGGCCAGCACGCAGGGGCGGTGGCTGATCGGACGCGCCGGGTGCGTTTGGTACGGCTTCGTCAACGCCTGTTTAGGTGAGCGGCTGCTTTTTTCACTTCCACGGAGTTTGATAGAAGTTACTGGGAGGGCTGGAGTGGGTTTCCTTTGCTTTGAAGGTCAGATCTAGTGATCCCAGAGGCTGATTTAAAATTCGGAAATATGACGCGATGTCACTCCCGTtcataaaaactgatattttaTCAGGTTAAAAGTGACGGAAAACCTTATTATATTCCAGTTTATCGTTTATACCCCCTTTTTTGCCCTCAGATCACAAATTGCTCATCTGATTATGTATGTATTATTGTATTAAGAAAACAAAGCCCATCCTCTCCTAATTAGCCTGAATTATCTCTTCAGGGAAGTTTTCTCTATCTAACGAGATAAGTCATCACCTCAGACACGACGAGAGACCTTCCGGGACTTTCTGGGCTGTTGAGCTGCCTTCAGGTGCGATGCCAAGAAACCTTTTCTTACATCCGAAGTTGCGTAATCAGCAGCAAGAGCTCCAAATCGATGGTGTCATTAagtgtcaaaggtcaggttTCGCTTCCCGAAGGAAGCGCGAGATCTGAGGGCGTTGCGTAATGAAGCTGATCCTCTGAGGGTTCCCAGAGGTCCTGTTTGGAACATGAACTCGCGCACATGACACGAGGTCCTAACAAACAGCAGTTTTGAGCATGTGAGCTGTCAGATTCGCTGTAATCACCTTGACCGTTTAATTAaagtctcctctctgctccaaaACCAGGATAATAATTTTCTGGCCAGTGGAGCGAAGAAGGCTGAGGTGAATGGACGCTTCTTTGTCATTTGTCTCGCACCATCTGGAGGAGGAATCCCTGCTTTGTTCCCTCTGCCTCGAGTGTTGCTCCTTTTaaatctctcctctctgctcccgcTTTTCTCAGTGCAGGTTTGAAGTTGCAGTCGAACATTTGCCTCATTTATCGCACCAAGCTCCTCGTAAATGTGGTTCTCTAAATGAGCAGGTTTCTCTTCAAAGCCCTTTTTCTAGCATTTTTCCTGGAATGTTCCAGTCTGCAGGTTTTGATGCAGCAGCATTGTTAAATACCCGAGGGCGAAACTCATGAAAACCTCCTTCACTGGCATCTTCCTCAGATAACGTTGCTGTAACCTCAGAATTGTGCGCAGTTTGACTGTCTATGGTCCTTTAAAGGTCAAAAGCCCAAACAAAAATCCTAGAAACGGAGCGCTAACAGCGGCTGGAGGACGTTAAGTTTTTGAGCCTTGAGACATCCAGTCTGAGGATGTTCGATAGACCAAAGATGGAGTGGAAGCCCCTCTTAAATGTGCCAAAATTGCTGGACAACCATGACTGATCTGATGGTGCGCGTTTCAAAAAGTCTCCTCTTGCAATGAGACATGCAGAATTTATTTGTTGCTCGGAATTTGTCTGTAACCTAGAACTCTGTGATGAATCTTTCAGCGTGTTTTTCAGCTGCGCCCGTCAGAAGTCAAAGTAAATAAGCAACAACCGCTAACTCCTCCAACCCTGCATGTCGAGCCTCCGGGGTCACTTTCTGGCGTTCTTAGGGCCCAAAATTGCAGCATCAATCGTGCACGTAACTCCTCCATGATTGATAAGCTGCTGATCTGTGAGTAAAACAACAGGTTGGATAATtcaagggaagaaaaacaagttaTTAAACCGAACGAGAAACCGGTTCTGCCCGGGGACGAGATGCTAGCTTAGGTGAAATTGCGGGTTCTTGCCTTTATTTCGAGGGTATCGAGGTTGGAGGACATCTAAcacctcctgtctgtcttcgCAGCACGTGAGCGTTTGCGTGTTTTTTGTTGTGCCTTCCTGCCATCACATAGAAGCGCTAATTGTGCCCAGACAACTTAAGCCCAGCGGGAGCATCATTTGACGAGCTTCAGAACATTACCGGCATTCTCTGATGTGATTATTGCTGCCAGGATAAAGGACAAATCTGGCAGTGAGAATCTGGTTTGGCTAATCCCCGGGCATCCATCATTGCACCACAGCGGAATCACGTTAACCTGATTACGCACAGCTAGCGCGCGTTAACCCGATTTTCAGATGTCGAGATTTGTGCGAGAGACATTAATTGTCCTTTGCAGAAGGTTgtggaaagaaagaggaaaaagatgaaGGAGGAAAGTAAATACAGATTGAAAGGAGGACAAACGGGAACACGGAGGAAAATAatgtgacaggaaggagggCCGAAAGGTCGCCAGAGGAGCAGCTATTGAATGAACTCCGGCGCTGATTTCAGCCTCGGCTATTGACTCGTTCAAGTCTCCATAAATCTGGTCTCTTTGGAACTTggtgaagaaaaatgagaaaaccATTAAACCTGCTCGACAGCTAAACCCCAACAATGAATTGAATCAATCAGGTTTTCCAGCGACGGAAGACCTGTCGAAGGTATTGAATTTTGAGCCGTAGAGGTTCAAATGTGGGGTCGACCGTCATTACTGAACACGTGGAACCTTCAGGGATGTGAGACCTTGACAGGTCACAGCCCAAAACCTGGTAGATGGACTAGCAGCCAAAAACCAGGCCATCCTGAGGATACCACCCGTTTGTGTCTGGCATCACACTTTTAGAGGTGAAAGATCCTCCGCCGCCAGGATGTCACGTGGCGTGATCTCCTCACACTCTGGTGATCTAAATCCATGTTTTCAACGCTTTTGTCAATCTTAAGAGTCTTCCAGCCGCGGGTCTGCTGCCTTGGCTAATGGGAGGCCTCTGTTAGCTCCCCCGAGTGGCCGTGATTGTCTCTCATCAAAGCTTGTTTGATAAAGGTGAAGTGCCACTGGACCAGAGGGGATTCGCTCTGATTTAACAACCTGAATACTTCTGTGCATGTTTGTCCCCGACAACATGGCGTCCCTGTCCAataattagcttagcttgttATTATTGACTGTGATGTAAATCACCAATGTCTTACTGTGGCTCCCTTGGCAACCGCAGGCATCGTCTCCCTGATTTCCCTCGCCGTCCTGTCCTACGAGCGTTACTGCACCATGGTGTCGTCCACCATAGCCAGCAACAGAGACTACCGGCCAGTGCTGGGAGGGATCTGCTTCTCCTGGTTCTACTCGCTGGCCTGGACCGTGCCGCCGCTACTGGGCTGGAGCAGGTATGGCCCAGAGggccccggcaccacctgctcGGTGGACTGGAGGACCCAGACGCCCAACAACATCTCCTACATCGTCTGCCTGTTCAcgttctgcctgctgctgccgttCTTCGTCATCCTCTACTCCTACGGCAAACTGCTGCACACCATCAGACAGGTGAGTTGTGCCACCAGCGGCTCAGCCGGGCCTGAACGCCGGGCCCGGGATGCTGGCCTTTCCTTTTGAACCCGTTGCCACGGCTGCAtagtgagggaaaaaaatgctggACATAACGAAATGGAGAATGGGGGCATCTCTTCGGAAAACACGCAGTTGCTGGTAAGACCTTAACAAGTGGGATGGTCCCATTCGTGGTCGCTTCAGGGTCCGAATGACGCCGGGTTTGAGTCTTTCAGATTCACTCTAAGTACAGGCGGGAATACAGTACGATGTCTGGAAAACATCCCAGCACTGTGCAGGGAATTCTTGGAAGCGACTGGTTTGTGCCAGTGAGTCAGACTCAAAACACTGATGAAACTGGACTTTAAATGGCGTGTCCAGGATCGTGATGGAAGCAGGAACCCAGCGTTGTTTACGAAGCCTTCTGGTGGGTGCTGACCTCTTGTTCTTGTTGGTTTCCCAACTAAACTAAATGGACTGCCATGAAAGTCGGgtagaaaggggggaaaaaaatccaattcTCCGGACAGATTGTAATTGCTTCGGTGGGTGTCTTCAGCCTGTAAACGGTTGAAATGAGGTACACGTGCTCTGAGCTGGTGCTGCCGCTCTTCGCTGTTCTTTTGtagttgttttcttctcttaaCGGGATGATGAGGCATCATAAACACTCTTATGTAACAGTTATCGACCATTTCGCCCTCTTTGCCACAGCGTTCAACACTGTCCCTGAGATCTTTAGCGGTGCTGCAACAGCTGGACCTGCAGATTTGAGCTATGCTAGCACGAGGCTGAAACCCTCAGAGATGCCAACAtttagcaggttttttttttcctgcattaaGGGAGAAAATGTGTGTTGCGTTCACCTGCTGTGAGACGTCTCACGAGAAGAAAATCAATTATGAAGCTCAAAATTCATGTCGGACTCGGTGAGGAGTGCTAATTTGGAATGACTTCCATCACTGCAGAGCTGAAATGTCCCACAGTGACAAAGAAATAACTCACCAACACGATGATTTCTTGTTCCCCAACAGAGAGAAACTGTGTCTCTCTTTGGATGACACTTAattataaataattaaactaaaGCGGTCTAGATGGAGTGAGAGGTCTCAGCATCCTGTTTTCCACCAGTGCAAGATCGAAAAGCTGATAACGATGATGTTCAACAGTATAGATCCGTctgggtgaaggaggagaagcaggactAAATAAAGGGATCGgccaaatatttattttttggttcACCTGTAAGACCTGGTTGTGCTTTTCAGAGCTAAATTTGTCACAACAACGACACACACGTGCTCCGAAAAGTGAAAGATTTTTTACAAGTAGCATCGCATGCATTTAGCTTGATGTGTAGCCACGggtttcatgaaatgaaatggaatGGAAATGTGTAGGTGGGAAGGCATGCGCGCGTTCTCGAGGTTGCAAGGACAAGTGCGGCGTTCGTTCAGGTGGGTGCATTTCGTACTTCAGGGAAATCCTCAGAGGGCCCTCATGTTGCAGCACATGTCACCTTTGTTGCGACGTTATCAGGCTACCTCCTGTGTGATTTACAGGCTACAAATAAACCAGACCATAATTGTGTTTTTGGACAACAAAGATAAGATTAAATAATAACTGACATGTGTATAAAGCGTCCTGATTGTTAAGCTAAGAGCTGATATAAGATGTTCTGTAGATATTAATTCTATCTGCAAAAGAGATGATTGTCGTGGTTCCATCAcagagaggctgaagaagaccTCAGCCTTCAGGTGCCGTGCACCTCATTTAGCATGGCGGCGTACATTTCACAGCTGATAAACAGAGCTGCACAGCAGCCAAACTCGAAGCTTGCCATCAGGAGTTGGTCCGTCAGAATGGTGAAGCGCTTAAAAAGGGTAGAACATTCCAAGACTGTCAGGCTGAGATAACACCAGGCAGGCCTGATTGGTCTGGAAGGTTGTTTTCTGTTCAGCATGGGGGAGAGCTGCAGCCCGGCCTGATgagaacattaaaaacaaccagCAACGCGCAGAGTTTACCCCTGGCAACGGCAACGAGAGAAGGAGCGCCGAGTTACCAGAGGCTCTGCCTCTCTAACGAGAACGAAGGACGTTTAGGGAAGCTGTTTGTGATTATTTCCAGAGTTGTTTTGGAGCCTTGAGGCAGACATGTGTCTGTCTTCGTCTCACATATTAGTTTTAGTTTAGCGAAGCGTTTGGCTAGCTCGCGGCTACAGGTGCCAAATTGAGAGCACCTGCGCAACCCAACCTTCCTCTTTGCGTAGAGTGAAAATAACAGTTGCACAGATAAGTGAAGTCAATAAGGTGATAAGAATCCTAATTAGTTTCAGTTAGTTTTGCGTGAATTAGTGGTCACAGCAGATGAGATCAGCATTGGGGAGGGTGACGTTTCCTCTGTGGTCTGGAGAGTTGcgttgtgtgtttcagggtttTATCTGTGCATCTGTTGTCTTTGAGATGACTGTAAGGTTGTGTTAAAGGAACATAATCCCCCGCAGGGCGCacacaaccccacacacacatacacacacgcgctcatTCCCAGAAAACGATGAAATCTCTTTTGTGTGTCTACACTGGCAACACTGGCTCGGGTTAACAGTGTAGAGCAGCAGGACGCCTATtttatctttacattttcacGCGTTTATGGACCTGAATTTTCAGGAGAAAAAATGAGGCAAAAGTAAAGAGAAATGTGATTGGTAGTCAGGTCACGAGGGTTATCTACCTATCTTAATGggtgaaattaaataaaacgtgtttccctgcaggaagagaagcaaTTAAATTGATAAATGACACATTCCGTGTTTGGCTTCTCCTAATTGTCGGGATGTTCTGACAGCACATCTCTTCTCAGGTGTGCCGCTCAATCACCTGGACGTTTTTGCAGACTTTCTCCCATAAGCTTCATTTTGCAGAGTTGCAGATGCAGTATGAAAACTTCAGATCTAAATGAAGCTAAATTAATCAGGTTTTGTCGCTTGTTTGTctgtgatggatggattatGCCTGGCCTGGCtgactgtttttgctgttgcagaCTTCAGAGTCGGCACTCTGGTCCCCAGATGTGTGTAATCCATTTTTCTCTTCGCTCCACAACACAGTCTGTTTTGATGCCTGAGATGCCCTGAGTGAAAGAGGAAAACTCCTCTTTCgcaaggaaaagcatggaagaAGGGGGCGGGTGCTGGGGGAAGACAGGAAAGTGACAGAATTTAGGGACTATTAGACAGTTTTCCATGAATGGAATTCTGCTGACGTCTGGAGCGAGGAGAAGCGGAGGTGTCCTCGCTATAGATTTGCTCAAAGTTGTGGTTTTGATTTCCATCGGTCTTTAAAGGATGCATTTAAGGATTGTGGCCTATTTTAGAAACAGCTGTCATGGAAACGGTCACATGACGACAGTCCATGCCACCTTGAGGACCTTTTTAATAAACTTTTTTGAGGCTTACAGCCATCAAAACGGTGTTCAAAAACGGTAAACAATGATGCGGGTCCCCTCGGTGAGTGCTAGCATGCTTCTTTTGTGGAACCTAAAGAAATCATTGATAAGTGTAGAAGTTAAATATAAGACTtgctccttcttctccaggTCCGCAGGGTGAGCTCAACGGTGACCCGCCGCAGAGAGCACCgcgtgctggtgatggtggttgcGATGGTGGTGTGCTACCTCATCTGCTGGCTGCCGTACGGCGTGACGGCCCTGCTGGCCACCTTCGGCCCCCCTAACCTTCTGACCCCAGAGGCGACCATCACACCGTCTCTTCTGGCCAAGTTCTCCACCGTTATCAACCCTTTTATTTACATATTCATGAacaaacaggtgagacaggtgttGCGTCATTTACGTTTGTTTGTCTGTGAAGTCTTTTTTTACGTTTTCTGCACCGCTTTATGGGAGGGTGCACATGTGGGCGAAGGCCtcgtccacccctggatgactCGGCAGCTcttcgcagggccctatgtgagtaTTTGTGGggttggtgccttgctcaacgGTAcgttggcagtgctctgaaggtgttccggCATCTCTGCCACTACCAGAACACCAAATAATCACACAATATTTGAGATGTGGTTTTAACTTTctttccctcagctcctcctcatcaaacGCCCTGGGCTGTTAATTGGACGCTCAGGGCTGAGCTTCTCACCCAGAGCCTGGTTCTCATTTGCACTCTCACGTGGAACAGACACTCCCCCCGACGCAGCTATTAATAATCCAGCTACCGTCATCCAAACTTTAACGCTAGGAAACATTCTGTCAATAAAGTTTTCTATCAGCAGATTTGGAAGAGCGAGTTTGAAAAGGAGCAAAGACGCCAGATGTCTCATCCTGAGCGTTTCACAACCAACGATTTGCTTAATTTCCCCTGAAATAGAACAAATTTGGGATTAAACAGTGAAAGCTCTTCTCTGCATGTTTGCGCGCGACAGAATGAAGCCAGCGATGGAATGCTGGAAGAGGGTggcacagagaaagaaaagggggaacAGAAAGGTGGATAGAAAAGAACGCAGATCATTTAGGTGGGAAGAAGCAGCGGAAGAAAAGGGCGAAAGTGAGTATGAATGATAAAGTTAGATTAATGGGATCATATGGAGATGAAAGCGGCGTAAAGGTGAAAGAAGCGAAAGGCGACGATGGGAGAGTTTAGGAAGAAGGTTCTTTTTAATCTGACAGGTTTAAGGGAAGCTTTGATTTTCGATTTGCATGTGATGTTGGTGTCAGCGCGGCCGTGACCTTTTCCCATCACGCACCTGTGCTCTTTTATCTGCCTCCGCCTCGTTTTATCTCCAACCCGTTGTCACATCTCCCGCATTAGACGGCTGACTCCTCGCGCGCCCGCCGTGATTGGGCCGTAATTGAACTCTGGGGGGGTCGCAGATGATTGTGGAGGAGGTCCAGCTGCGTGGCGCTTTCAGTCTTCAGTTCCTCCCAGCCCATAATGATGTCAGCACTGTGTTGAGGCGAGTTGAAGACTTAAAGCGCTGCTCAGATTCGTGCCGCAGACGCGAAATGAGGAcaagaaagggaaagaaaagaaagctgtGTTTGACatcagaggtcagacaggaacGCCTCCCTCCTGCACTGGGAGAAAATGAAGGTTCTGAAAGAGGCTTGGGGGAAATTGTCTCCATTGTGGCTCTTCACGTCTGAGAGAGGAGATTCCAGGTGGGCTTACGCTCTGCAACAGGTGCTAAAACTTCAGCCTTGTGCCTATCCCGCATTTCTGCCTGGTCCAAATGTATAGTAGAAATGTATAGTTCTGGTAGGATCACGGAGTCCTGAAGTTTGCAGTTGAATCAAGGAACCGAAGTTGTCGTCAGAATGGAGGTCGGCAGAAACGCTGCAGTCCCGCGACCTCAGTGAAGCCGAGCGAATTGATGCCTTCCTCTCTTTTACGTTCAAaggtctggagctgcagagccacGCGGTAATccacaggaaaaacaaccagAGCATGTTGTGCTGCACCTTCTCTCCTCTTAATCGCCTCGTAATCCCCCTAAGATCACACTGTGGGACCCCCAAAGCTGGGAAGGACCTTTAGTAATCCGTTTTTGACCTTTCTCCAATCCGCCTAAACTCTAATGGGAACTTTTTTATTGAATTCTAGTTTTTATT is drawn from Takifugu flavidus isolate HTHZ2018 chromosome 17, ASM371156v2, whole genome shotgun sequence and contains these coding sequences:
- the tmtopsb gene encoding teleost multiple tissue opsin b isoform X2 — protein: MIVCNVSLSCAHCPGEGTAANDAYAQASGSLATPTLSQRGHLVVAVCLGFIGTVGFLSNFLVLALFCRYRALRTPMNLMLVSISASDLLVSVLGTPFSFAASTQGRWLIGRAGCVWYGFVNACLGIVSLISLAVLSYERYCTMVSSTIASNRDYRPVLGGICFSWFYSLAWTVPPLLGWSRYGPEGPGTTCSVDWRTQTPNNISYIVCLFTFCLLLPFFVILYSYGKLLHTIRQVRRVSSTVTRRREHRVLVMVVAMVVCYLICWLPYGVTALLATFGPPNLLTPEATITPSLLAKFSTVINPFIYIFMNKQFYRCFRAFLNCSTPKRDSTVRTFTRISLRALRQDQQQKGSALAPSSARPTPNSIHESSLKGSHSTPSNGGAAAAKSPAANRSKPKLILVAHYRE
- the tmtopsb gene encoding teleost multiple tissue opsin b isoform X1 is translated as MIVCNVSLSCAHCPGEGTAANDAYAQASGSLATPTLSQRGHLVVAVCLGFIGTVGFLSNFLVLALFCRYRALRTPMNLMLVSISASDLLVSVLGTPFSFAASTQGRWLIGRAGCVWYGFVNACLGIVSLISLAVLSYERYCTMVSSTIASNRDYRPVLGGICFSWFYSLAWTVPPLLGWSRYGPEGPGTTCSVDWRTQTPNNISYIVCLFTFCLLLPFFVILYSYGKLLHTIRQVRRVSSTVTRRREHRVLVMVVAMVVCYLICWLPYGVTALLATFGPPNLLTPEATITPSLLAKFSTVINPFIYIFMNKQVRQVLRHLRLFVCEVFFYVFCTALWEGAHVGEGLVHPWMTRQLFAGPYFYRCFRAFLNCSTPKRDSTVRTFTRISLRALRQDQQQKGSALAPSSARPTPNSIHESSLKGSHSTPSNGGAAAAKSPAANRSKPKLILVAHYRE